In Acidovorax sp. 106, the following proteins share a genomic window:
- a CDS encoding DUF6678 family protein, whose product MDDVAKHKRQVRAALAERGLGAWMNDTKWRELLGVIDTLPFPPPYQRKDVLRAEPEPSTFDADVWYIGDWVEGIHPLYSIEWLRIRPRYLEPVGQLLPPTVADCEAALEQALQSLGVPYEKADGSIWIYGYR is encoded by the coding sequence ATGGACGACGTTGCAAAGCACAAGCGCCAAGTGAGGGCAGCGCTGGCGGAGCGCGGCCTGGGCGCGTGGATGAATGACACCAAGTGGCGTGAGCTGTTGGGCGTTATTGATACGCTGCCTTTTCCTCCGCCGTATCAGCGCAAAGACGTGCTGCGCGCTGAACCAGAGCCCAGCACCTTTGATGCAGACGTTTGGTACATCGGCGACTGGGTGGAGGGGATTCACCCCTTGTATTCCATCGAATGGCTGCGCATCCGCCCCAGATACCTGGAGCCTGTCGGCCAGTTGCTACCGCCCACCGTGGCCGATTGCGAAGCTGCGCTGGAACAGGCACTGCAGTCGCTGGGCGTGCCCTACGAAAAGGCCGATGGTTCGATCTGGATCTATGGCTATCGGTAG
- a CDS encoding isopenicillin N synthase family oxygenase, which translates to MGDMGHETHAREVRCIDLSDFEHRKREIADELWSAAVDIGFFQVSHHGIALQDIRDAFTRAEALFALPAATKAQWPLSRNAGWEHKSQIRPSTRTPDQKESYQITRPRMQGLWPTDAELPGFEQASLAFERQCWEVAMRLLSCFAYKLGFDEGFFTRAHNPEVPSYQSTLRMLHYFAMDPALKDELGLWRAGAHTDFDCLTLLFQRPGQGGLQVLPGKEMEGRQWTPVEPAEGVITCNIGDMLTRWSDDALPSNFHRVRNPLPHEYQGARYSLAFFAQANEDAVIEGPGKKYPPITGAEYLRQRISANFSNRY; encoded by the coding sequence ATGGGCGACATGGGCCACGAGACCCACGCCCGCGAGGTGCGCTGCATTGACCTGAGCGACTTTGAACACCGCAAGCGCGAGATTGCCGACGAACTGTGGAGCGCGGCGGTAGACATCGGCTTCTTCCAGGTCAGCCACCACGGCATTGCGCTGCAAGACATCCGCGATGCCTTCACGCGGGCCGAGGCTTTGTTTGCATTGCCAGCCGCCACCAAGGCCCAGTGGCCCCTGTCCCGCAACGCGGGGTGGGAGCACAAGAGCCAGATCCGCCCCTCCACCCGCACGCCCGACCAAAAAGAGTCCTACCAAATCACCCGCCCCCGCATGCAGGGCCTGTGGCCCACCGATGCCGAGCTGCCCGGCTTTGAGCAAGCCAGCCTGGCCTTTGAGCGCCAGTGCTGGGAGGTCGCCATGCGCCTGCTGTCGTGCTTTGCGTACAAGCTGGGGTTTGACGAAGGCTTCTTCACCCGCGCCCACAATCCCGAGGTGCCCAGCTACCAAAGCACGCTGCGCATGCTGCATTACTTTGCGATGGACCCGGCACTCAAAGATGAACTGGGCCTGTGGCGTGCAGGCGCACACACCGACTTTGACTGCCTCACGCTGCTGTTTCAGCGCCCAGGGCAGGGCGGCCTGCAGGTGCTGCCCGGCAAAGAGATGGAAGGCCGCCAGTGGACGCCCGTGGAGCCCGCCGAAGGCGTCATTACCTGCAACATCGGCGACATGCTCACCCGCTGGAGCGACGACGCGCTGCCCAGCAACTTCCACCGCGTGCGCAACCCGCTGCCGCACGAATACCAGGGCGCCCGCTACAGCCTGGCCTTCTTCGCACAGGCCAACGAAGACGCCGTGATCGAAGGCCCTGGCAAAAAGTACCCACCCATCACCGGGGCGGAGTACCTGCGCCAGCGCATCAGCGCCAATTTTTCCAATCGGTATTGA
- a CDS encoding peptidoglycan DD-metalloendopeptidase family protein — protein sequence MHQPHRRTLLTTLGLLSLPGASWAAKPQPAAPVVWPHALQVPGGVARLSLGPAPQRPRVQVHQGDADVPVLVVGDAIEWTAVLGIPLAAAVGSAHATLLASGADAQLAQARQLPYTVAPKRYAEQQLKVSPRTVDLSPEDQARYERERDHQARVMATWSEPAGGALPSLRMQQPVPGRRSSSFGLRRVFNGQSRNPHSGMDIAAPTGTPIVAPLPGTVIDTGDYFFNGGTVWLDHGHGLLTMYCHLSSIQVRVGDTVQTGEAFCKVGATGRVTGPHLHWGVMLNRTMVDPALFIE from the coding sequence ATGCACCAACCCCACCGCCGCACGCTGCTCACCACCCTGGGTCTTTTGTCTTTGCCGGGCGCCAGTTGGGCGGCCAAGCCGCAGCCCGCCGCGCCCGTGGTGTGGCCGCACGCGCTGCAGGTGCCGGGCGGCGTGGCGCGCCTGTCGCTGGGCCCCGCGCCGCAGCGGCCCCGGGTGCAGGTGCACCAAGGTGATGCCGACGTGCCTGTGCTGGTGGTGGGCGATGCCATCGAGTGGACGGCGGTGCTGGGCATCCCATTGGCCGCCGCCGTGGGCAGCGCACACGCCACGCTGCTGGCCAGCGGCGCGGATGCCCAACTGGCGCAGGCCCGGCAGTTGCCCTACACCGTGGCGCCCAAACGCTATGCAGAGCAGCAACTCAAGGTGTCTCCCCGCACCGTGGATTTGTCGCCCGAAGACCAAGCCCGCTACGAGCGCGAGCGCGACCACCAGGCCCGCGTGATGGCCACCTGGAGCGAGCCCGCAGGCGGTGCCCTGCCATCGCTGCGCATGCAGCAGCCCGTGCCGGGGCGCCGCTCCAGCTCGTTCGGGCTGCGGCGGGTGTTCAACGGGCAGTCGCGCAACCCGCACAGCGGCATGGACATTGCCGCCCCCACGGGCACCCCCATCGTGGCGCCGCTGCCTGGCACCGTCATTGACACGGGCGACTACTTCTTCAATGGCGGCACCGTGTGGCTGGACCACGGCCACGGCCTGCTCACCATGTACTGCCACCTGAGCAGCATTCAGGTCCGCGTGGGCGACACCGTCCAGACGGGGGAAGCCTTTTGCAAGGTGGGCGCCACCGGCCGCGTGACCGGGCCGCATCTGCACTGGGGCGTGATGCTCAACCGCACCATGGTGGACCCGGCCCTGTTCATTGAATGA
- a CDS encoding transporter substrate-binding domain-containing protein, whose protein sequence is MTPKKFLAIAAAAVITCLSFTQAAQAGPRLDKIMETKTIRVGTPGDYRPFAIKTDAGFSGHDIDVIETMAKELGVKIEYVQTSWPNLTKDLQADKFDVAVGGITRNVTRMRLFDMLPGYAPFGKVALVRSADKAKYTSVDALNQPTVRVIKNPGGTNETFVLANLKAAQVSTHDKNAEIPALIADGKGDVMITETYEALHYAKADPRLHAAFVDAPLTPKNYLGFMVPTDDADYTRVMGFVWGLIESRGAIQQAATKWLK, encoded by the coding sequence ATGACCCCTAAGAAATTCCTCGCCATCGCCGCTGCCGCCGTCATCACCTGCTTGTCTTTCACCCAGGCGGCGCAGGCAGGCCCCCGGCTCGACAAGATCATGGAGACCAAGACCATCCGCGTGGGCACGCCGGGCGACTACCGCCCCTTCGCCATCAAGACCGATGCTGGCTTTTCGGGCCACGACATCGACGTGATCGAAACCATGGCCAAAGAGCTGGGCGTGAAGATCGAATATGTGCAGACCTCCTGGCCCAACCTAACCAAAGACCTGCAGGCTGACAAGTTTGACGTGGCCGTGGGCGGCATCACCCGCAACGTCACCCGCATGCGCCTGTTTGACATGCTGCCCGGCTACGCCCCGTTTGGCAAAGTGGCTCTGGTGCGCAGCGCCGACAAGGCCAAGTACACCAGCGTGGATGCCCTGAACCAGCCCACTGTGCGCGTCATCAAGAACCCCGGCGGCACCAACGAAACCTTTGTGCTGGCCAACCTCAAAGCCGCGCAGGTCAGCACACACGACAAGAACGCCGAGATCCCCGCATTGATTGCCGACGGCAAGGGCGACGTGATGATCACCGAAACCTACGAAGCCCTGCACTACGCCAAGGCCGACCCGCGCCTGCATGCTGCGTTTGTGGACGCACCGCTGACGCCCAAGAACTACCTGGGCTTCATGGTGCCCACCGACGACGCCGACTACACCCGCGTGATGGGCTTTGTGTGGGGCTTGATCGAAAGCCGTGGCGCCATCCAGCAGGCCGCCACCAAGTGGCTGAAGTAA
- a CDS encoding ABC transporter substrate-binding protein, whose translation MQRRLFLSTSVASSLSLAAPWVHAQGPLTPLKFTLDFRVTSQTSPFFLAQAKGYYKDEGLDVSIDVGAGSVASITRVASGAYDLGLGDISSLTEFHAQNPDTPVQAVYQYYNRAPFVIIGRKDRGVTNDFSSLKGKRVAAAAVESTRRSWPMVARSLKTTPDLFEWVTTDFSARDNVMVRGDVDAATYFHDSAVSLFARMPPKDLAVLEYGKAGLQLYGNAVLAGKLLQDKPELAKAFLRASNRALRETLQNPDAALAAIKAREPILNMDVERERWAITRQYLAAPEVQTVGLGGVQASVLAQQVDEVAAVYGLARKPAAERVFNPAFLPAATDRKVAA comes from the coding sequence ATGCAAAGACGCCTGTTTCTCTCGACCTCTGTCGCTTCTTCCCTCAGCCTTGCTGCACCGTGGGTGCACGCCCAGGGGCCGCTCACACCGCTCAAGTTCACGCTCGACTTTCGGGTGACGAGCCAGACATCGCCCTTCTTTCTGGCGCAGGCCAAGGGCTACTACAAGGACGAAGGCCTGGACGTGAGCATTGATGTGGGCGCGGGCTCGGTGGCCTCCATCACCCGTGTGGCCAGCGGGGCGTATGACCTGGGGCTGGGCGACATCAGCTCGCTCACTGAGTTCCACGCGCAAAACCCCGACACACCGGTGCAGGCTGTGTACCAGTACTACAACCGCGCGCCCTTCGTCATCATTGGCCGCAAGGACCGTGGCGTGACCAACGACTTTTCCTCGCTCAAAGGCAAGCGCGTGGCGGCGGCTGCGGTGGAATCCACCCGCCGCAGCTGGCCCATGGTGGCGCGCAGCCTAAAGACCACACCCGATTTGTTTGAGTGGGTGACCACCGATTTCAGCGCGCGCGACAACGTGATGGTGCGCGGCGATGTGGACGCGGCCACGTACTTCCACGACTCGGCCGTGTCGCTGTTTGCGCGCATGCCGCCCAAGGATTTGGCGGTGCTGGAATATGGCAAGGCGGGCTTGCAGCTGTATGGCAACGCCGTGCTGGCGGGCAAGCTGCTGCAAGACAAGCCCGAGCTGGCCAAAGCCTTTTTGCGCGCCAGCAACCGCGCACTGCGCGAGACACTGCAAAACCCCGACGCCGCGCTGGCCGCCATCAAGGCGCGTGAGCCCATCTTGAACATGGATGTGGAACGCGAACGCTGGGCCATCACCCGCCAGTACCTGGCAGCGCCCGAGGTGCAGACCGTGGGCCTGGGCGGTGTGCAGGCCAGCGTGCTGGCGCAGCAGGTGGACGAAGTTGCCGCCGTGTATGGCCTGGCGCGCAAGCCTGCGGCTGAGCGCGTATTCAATCCCGCATTCTTGCCCGCTGCGACAGACCGCAAGGTGGCGGCATGA
- the katG gene encoding catalase/peroxidase HPI encodes MSSNESKCPFHSAANAQAGAKTAVARQSNRDWWPNQLNLGILHQHAPASNPLGEDFDYAAAFEKLDYAALKADLTALMTDSQDWWPADWGHYGGLFIRMAWHSAGTYRTGDGRGGAGTGNQRFAPLNSWPDNGNLDKARRLLWPIKQKYGNAISWADLMILAGNVALESMGFKTFGFAGGRADIWQPEEDIYWGAEAQWLATSDKANSRYSGERDLENPLAAVQMGLIYVNPEGPDGKPDPVASGRDVRETFARMAMNDEETVALVAGGHTFGKAHGAGDPTLVGPEPEAAAIEVQGLGWINKLGTGKGVHTTTSGIEGAWKPNPTTWDNGYFDMLFGYEWELTKSPSGAHQWVAKDVKPEHMIPDAHDPSQKHAPMMTTADLSLRMDPAYEKIARRFHQNPAEFADAFARAWFKLTHRDMGPKALYKGPEVPAENLIWQDPVPAVDHALIDATDAAALKAKVLASGLSVAELVSTAWASASTFRGSDKRGGANGARIRLAPQKDWEANQPAQLSKVLGVLEGVQTAFNSAQSGGKKVSLADLIVLAGNAGVEAAAQAAGQAVQVPFTPGRTDATQAQTDVESFAALEPVADGFRNYQKKTFSVPAEALLIDKAQLLTLSAPELTVLVGGLRVLGANVGGAQHGVLTQRAGQLTNDFFVNLLDMGATWAPTSSANDVFEARDRKTGAVKWTGTRVDLVFGSNSQLRAIAEVYGQADAQAKFVRDFVAAWTKVMNLDRFDVKK; translated from the coding sequence ATGAGCAGCAACGAATCGAAATGCCCTTTCCACAGTGCCGCCAACGCGCAGGCAGGCGCCAAGACCGCCGTGGCCCGCCAGTCCAACCGCGACTGGTGGCCTAACCAGCTGAACCTGGGCATCCTGCACCAGCATGCTCCGGCGTCTAACCCGCTGGGCGAAGACTTTGACTACGCCGCCGCCTTTGAAAAGCTGGACTACGCCGCCCTCAAGGCCGACCTGACAGCGTTGATGACCGATTCGCAAGACTGGTGGCCTGCCGACTGGGGCCACTACGGCGGCCTGTTCATCCGCATGGCTTGGCACAGCGCAGGCACCTACCGTACGGGCGACGGCCGCGGCGGCGCGGGCACGGGCAACCAGCGCTTTGCACCGCTGAACAGCTGGCCCGACAACGGCAACCTGGACAAGGCCCGCCGCCTGCTGTGGCCCATCAAGCAAAAGTACGGCAACGCCATCTCGTGGGCCGACCTGATGATTTTGGCGGGCAACGTGGCGCTCGAATCCATGGGCTTCAAGACCTTTGGCTTTGCCGGCGGCCGTGCCGACATCTGGCAGCCCGAAGAAGACATCTACTGGGGCGCCGAAGCCCAGTGGCTGGCCACCAGTGACAAGGCCAACAGCCGCTACAGCGGCGAGCGCGACCTGGAGAACCCCCTGGCCGCCGTGCAAATGGGCCTGATCTACGTGAACCCCGAAGGCCCGGACGGCAAGCCCGACCCCGTGGCCAGCGGCCGCGATGTGCGCGAAACCTTTGCCCGCATGGCCATGAACGATGAAGAAACCGTGGCCCTGGTGGCCGGCGGCCACACCTTTGGCAAAGCCCACGGCGCAGGCGACCCCACCCTGGTGGGCCCCGAGCCCGAAGCCGCCGCCATTGAAGTGCAAGGCCTGGGTTGGATCAACAAATTGGGCACGGGCAAAGGCGTGCACACCACGACCAGCGGCATCGAAGGCGCCTGGAAGCCCAACCCCACGACCTGGGACAACGGCTACTTCGACATGCTGTTTGGCTACGAGTGGGAGCTGACCAAGAGCCCATCGGGCGCGCACCAGTGGGTGGCCAAGGATGTGAAGCCTGAGCACATGATCCCCGATGCGCACGACCCCAGCCAAAAGCACGCGCCGATGATGACTACGGCGGACCTGTCGCTGCGTATGGACCCGGCCTACGAGAAGATTGCCCGCCGCTTTCACCAGAACCCCGCCGAATTTGCCGACGCGTTTGCCCGCGCCTGGTTCAAGTTGACGCACCGCGACATGGGCCCCAAGGCCCTGTACAAGGGCCCTGAAGTGCCCGCCGAAAACCTCATCTGGCAAGACCCCGTGCCTGCCGTGGACCATGCACTGATCGACGCAACGGACGCGGCGGCACTCAAGGCCAAGGTGCTGGCGTCGGGCCTGTCGGTGGCGGAGCTGGTGTCCACCGCCTGGGCTTCGGCATCGACCTTCCGCGGGTCGGACAAGCGCGGCGGTGCCAACGGTGCACGCATCCGCCTGGCCCCGCAGAAAGACTGGGAAGCCAACCAGCCCGCGCAGTTGTCCAAGGTGCTGGGCGTGCTCGAAGGCGTTCAGACCGCGTTCAACTCGGCGCAAAGTGGTGGCAAAAAGGTGTCGCTGGCCGACCTGATCGTGCTGGCTGGCAACGCTGGGGTGGAAGCCGCAGCCCAGGCCGCAGGTCAGGCCGTGCAAGTGCCCTTCACCCCTGGCCGTACCGATGCCACCCAGGCGCAAACCGATGTGGAATCGTTCGCCGCGCTGGAGCCCGTGGCCGATGGGTTCCGCAACTACCAGAAGAAAACTTTCAGCGTGCCCGCCGAGGCCTTGCTGATCGACAAGGCGCAACTGCTGACCCTGAGCGCGCCCGAGTTGACGGTGCTGGTGGGTGGCCTGCGGGTGCTGGGTGCCAACGTGGGGGGTGCACAGCATGGCGTGCTCACCCAACGCGCCGGGCAGCTCACCAACGACTTCTTTGTGAACCTGCTGGACATGGGCGCCACCTGGGCCCCCACATCGTCCGCCAACGATGTGTTTGAAGCCCGCGACCGCAAGACCGGCGCCGTGAAGTGGACAGGCACGCGGGTGGACCTCGTGTTTGGCTCCAACTCGCAACTGCGTGCCATTGCAGAGGTGTACGGCCAGGCCGATGCGCAAGCGAAGTTTGTGCGCGACTTTGTGGCCGCATGGACCAAGGTGATGAACCTGGACCGGTTTGATGTGAAGAAGTGA
- a CDS encoding M14 family metallocarboxypeptidase, which yields MTVPSTAPTTAPATAFPPASYPIGTPGQPWGAAELAQWRERQVRQRSYADDVLAAVDRLRTRFDVTSYGEVIYGDERYALQAIRPRAWAPGLPIVLVTGGVHGYETSGVMGALRFVDQHGERYAGCVNWLVAPCVSPWGWERIQRWNHDAIDPNRSFRPGNTVQESAALMALVAQVAPLHGQFAAHIDLHETTDTDESEYRPAVAARDGKAFESGSIPDGFYLVDDTENPQPAFQQAVLQAVARVTHIALPDERNEIIGSPMTEPGVIRYQLTAWGLCASVTGARYTTTTEVYPDSPRTTPAACTAAQVAAVCAALDFVLASGR from the coding sequence ATGACCGTACCGAGCACTGCGCCCACTACTGCACCCGCCACGGCATTCCCTCCCGCTTCGTATCCCATTGGCACCCCCGGCCAGCCCTGGGGCGCTGCCGAGCTGGCCCAGTGGCGCGAGCGCCAAGTGCGCCAGCGCAGCTATGCCGATGACGTGCTGGCCGCAGTCGATAGGCTGCGCACCCGCTTTGATGTGACGAGCTACGGCGAGGTGATCTATGGTGATGAGCGTTATGCGCTGCAGGCCATTCGCCCCCGCGCCTGGGCTCCTGGCCTGCCCATCGTGCTGGTCACCGGCGGTGTGCACGGCTACGAAACCAGTGGCGTGATGGGCGCGCTGCGGTTTGTGGACCAGCACGGCGAGCGCTATGCAGGCTGCGTGAACTGGCTGGTGGCCCCCTGCGTCAGCCCCTGGGGGTGGGAGCGCATCCAGCGCTGGAACCACGATGCCATCGACCCCAACCGCAGCTTTCGTCCCGGCAACACCGTGCAAGAGTCTGCCGCGCTCATGGCATTGGTGGCCCAAGTGGCCCCGCTGCATGGCCAGTTTGCGGCGCACATCGACCTGCACGAGACCACCGACACCGACGAATCCGAGTACCGCCCCGCAGTGGCCGCGCGCGACGGTAAGGCGTTTGAGTCCGGCAGCATCCCCGACGGCTTTTATTTGGTGGATGACACCGAAAACCCCCAACCCGCCTTCCAGCAGGCCGTGCTGCAAGCGGTGGCCCGCGTCACCCACATTGCCCTGCCTGACGAGCGCAACGAAATCATCGGCTCACCCATGACGGAGCCCGGCGTCATCCGCTACCAATTGACGGCCTGGGGCCTGTGCGCCAGCGTGACGGGCGCGCGCTACACCACCACCACCGAGGTCTACCCCGACAGCCCCCGCACCACGCCCGCTGCCTGCACCGCCGCGCAAGTGGCTGCGGTGTGTGCGGCGCTGGATTTTGTGCTGGCCAGTGGCCGCTGA
- a CDS encoding nucleoside deaminase, with amino-acid sequence MTAVPAQPPLPAEVPLHERDGRYLRHAIALADQARVRGNRPFGAVIVAPDDTVLAEAWNANGETGDCTAHAETSAIRLASPRHSRETLAQATLYSSGEPCVMCAGAIFWSAISRVVYGIDAERLRVFRGERLDQRDAELSCRDVFNTSGHAIECIGPALIEEASASHQGAWKA; translated from the coding sequence ATGACGGCAGTGCCTGCACAGCCCCCGCTGCCCGCTGAGGTGCCGCTGCACGAGCGCGATGGCCGCTACCTGCGCCACGCCATTGCGCTAGCCGACCAGGCCCGCGTACGCGGCAACCGGCCCTTTGGCGCGGTGATTGTGGCGCCCGACGACACGGTGCTGGCCGAGGCCTGGAACGCCAATGGCGAGACGGGCGACTGCACGGCGCACGCCGAGACATCGGCCATCCGCCTGGCCAGCCCGCGCCACAGCCGCGAGACGCTGGCCCAGGCCACGCTCTACTCGTCGGGCGAGCCGTGTGTGATGTGCGCAGGTGCCATCTTCTGGTCGGCCATTAGCCGCGTGGTGTACGGCATTGACGCCGAGCGGTTGCGCGTGTTTCGCGGCGAGCGGCTGGACCAGCGCGATGCCGAGCTGTCGTGCCGCGATGTGTTCAACACCTCAGGCCACGCCATCGAGTGCATCGGGCCTGCGCTGATTGAGGAGGCATCGGCTTCACACCAGGGGGCGTGGAAGGCTTGA
- a CDS encoding DUF2322 family protein: MNFADRLKQLPSAAHLTSLQVLGADGAVLATLENKPGQAGSLALYAALAALYGGHITPAAASLGLEWYAEHTADAHAHPGKHPNIDRLVQWAQGSASYAVRVQALA, translated from the coding sequence ATGAACTTCGCTGACCGCCTCAAGCAACTGCCCTCTGCCGCCCACCTCACCTCCTTGCAAGTGCTGGGCGCTGACGGCGCTGTACTCGCCACCCTAGAGAACAAGCCCGGCCAAGCCGGTTCACTGGCGCTGTATGCCGCGCTGGCCGCGCTGTACGGCGGCCACATCACACCCGCCGCAGCCAGCCTGGGCCTGGAGTGGTATGCCGAGCACACCGCCGATGCCCACGCCCACCCTGGCAAGCACCCCAACATCGACCGCCTGGTGCAGTGGGCCCAGGGCAGCGCCAGCTACGCGGTGCGCGTGCAGGCACTGGCCTGA
- a CDS encoding SRPBCC family protein: MSQSNAPAAEATGTVTLHRMLRAPPERVYRAFLDPDAMAKWLPPHGFTGRVLEMDARVGGVYRMQFTNLATGHTHAFGGRYLELVPGERIVNTDRFDDTHLPGEMRTTVTFKAVSVGTELVAVQEGIPAMIPTEACYLGWQESLQLLAQLVEANIPG; the protein is encoded by the coding sequence ATGAGCCAGAGCAACGCACCCGCCGCTGAAGCCACCGGCACCGTCACCCTGCACCGCATGTTGCGCGCCCCGCCAGAGCGGGTGTACCGCGCCTTTCTGGACCCCGACGCCATGGCCAAGTGGCTGCCTCCCCACGGCTTTACGGGCCGGGTGCTGGAGATGGACGCCCGCGTGGGCGGCGTGTACCGCATGCAGTTCACCAACCTGGCCACGGGCCACACCCACGCGTTTGGAGGACGCTATCTGGAACTGGTGCCGGGTGAGCGCATCGTCAACACCGACCGCTTTGACGACACCCACCTGCCGGGCGAAATGCGCACCACCGTCACATTCAAAGCCGTATCGGTGGGCACCGAGCTGGTGGCGGTGCAAGAAGGCATTCCGGCCATGATTCCTACCGAAGCCTGCTACCTGGGCTGGCAAGAGTCGCTGCAGTTGCTGGCGCAGCTGGTTGAGGCCAACATTCCGGGCTAG
- a CDS encoding pseudouridine synthase, which produces MTQPPRRPTLSRPAAAPRTGPAKATRPSPAPARRPVTERIAPEAVQLICFNKPYGVLSQFTPEGQWQGLKDYIDLPGVYVAGRLDADSEGLLLLTNDGKLQAHIADPRFKMAKTYWVQVEGVPDEAALAALRQGVQLNDGPTLPAQARLLDPAPALAPRVPPIRERKSIPTAWLELVIREGRNRQVRRMTAAVGYPTLRLVRAAVGPYTLEGLAPGAWKQVAVQ; this is translated from the coding sequence ATGACGCAGCCCCCACGCCGCCCCACACTCTCGCGCCCTGCCGCCGCCCCGCGCACAGGCCCGGCCAAAGCCACACGCCCATCCCCAGCGCCCGCGCGCAGGCCTGTGACCGAGCGCATCGCCCCCGAGGCGGTGCAGCTCATCTGCTTTAACAAGCCCTACGGCGTGCTCAGCCAGTTCACCCCCGAGGGGCAGTGGCAGGGCCTCAAGGACTACATCGACCTGCCCGGCGTGTATGTGGCCGGTCGGCTGGACGCCGACAGCGAAGGGCTTTTGCTGCTGACCAACGATGGCAAGCTGCAGGCCCACATTGCCGACCCGCGCTTCAAGATGGCCAAGACCTATTGGGTGCAGGTGGAGGGCGTGCCCGATGAGGCCGCCCTTGCCGCACTGCGCCAGGGCGTACAACTCAACGACGGCCCTACCCTGCCCGCCCAGGCCCGCTTGCTGGACCCCGCACCCGCTCTGGCACCCCGGGTGCCGCCCATCCGCGAGCGCAAGTCAATCCCGACGGCTTGGCTGGAGCTGGTGATACGCGAAGGCCGCAACCGCCAGGTGCGGCGCATGACCGCCGCCGTGGGGTACCCCACGCTGCGGCTGGTGCGCGCCGCCGTGGGCCCCTACACGCTGGAAGGGCTGGCGCCGGGGGCATGGAAACAGGTGGCGGTGCAGTGA